A genome region from Fusarium musae strain F31 chromosome 5, whole genome shotgun sequence includes the following:
- a CDS encoding hypothetical protein (EggNog:ENOG41) has protein sequence MGSSHDGSVINYPTASPTKPSFFRSIPFQIAIACGVSFTAPGMWDALGGLGAGGAAEPYAVSAANALVYGLFAAVCIAAGAINNRIGLRYGLALGAIGYPIYGAGLYTNNVAPKTWFLLFGSALCGISAGFFWAAEAAIIIGYPSPKDRAFYLAIWQTAKAAGPIVGGAINLGLNAQTSSKGSVSSATYIVFIVIMCLGLPIALLLSPAEKVQRKDRTLVVVHKQPSWFAEFKAVLSLLVTKRMLLLIPAFFISYFYNGFMSTWLTTYFTVRARAFSSFFTNFSGIISSFLIAGLLDRQSIFIKTRARIAFASIIFILVGTWIWASILQKQFYDAEEPPVFDWFKGGFGKAYTLIFFWQFGGQAFQQFLYWLVGQYTTDISSLSYHCGILRGFEALGQTVAWAMQSEGNANHFVSIGLNFGITILCIVPTWIVLSGLEHSHEITVTAGEGSSTKEQDPDTKA, from the exons ATGGGCTCCTCACACGATGGCTCTGTCATCAACTACCCAACCGCCTCGCCCACTAAACCATCCTTCTTCCGCTCAATCCCCTTCCAAATCGCCATAGCATGCGGTGTCTCTTTCACTGCTCCCGGAATGTGGGACGCCCTTGGTGGTCTCGGCGCCGGAGGTGCAGCTGAACCATACGCCGTATCAGCCGCCAATGCACTCGTCTATGGATTATTCGCCGCTGTTTGTATAGCAGCTGGTGCGATCAACAACCGAATTGGTCTCCGATACGGCTTAGCACTGGGAGCTATTGGATATCCGATTTATGGCGCTGGACTTTACACGAATAACGTGGCGCCAAAGACGTGGTTTTTGCTGTTTGGAAGTGCGCTCTGTGGTATTTCGGCGGGTTTCTTCTGGGCGGCCGAGGCGGCCATTATTATTGGATATCCTAGTCCCAAAGACCGGGCATTTTATCTTG CCATTTGGCAAACTGCCAAGGCAGCCGGCCCGATTGTAGGGGGCGCCATCAATCTCGGCCTCAACGCGCAAACCTCATCGAAAGGATCAGTCAGCTCAGCGACCTACATCGTCTTTATCGTCATCATGTGTCTCGGTCTGCCCATCGCTTTACTTCTGAGCCCCGCGGAAAAGGTTCAGAGAAAAGACCGCACCCTCGTCGTTGTTCATAAGCAACCCTCTTGGTTCGCTGAGTTCAAGGCTGTTCTGTCACTTCTCGTTACTAAGCGCATGCTTTTGTTGATCCCTGCTTTCTTCATCAGTTACTTTTACAATGGCTTCATGAGCACTTGGTTAACGACATACTTCACCGTTCGCGCTCGCGCCTTTTCGTCCTTCTTCACCAACTTCTCCGGAATCATCAGCTCATTCCTGATCGCCGGTTTGCTGGATCGTCAGTCCATTTTCATCAAGACCCGAGCTAGAATTGCGTTcgcttccatcatcttcattctcGTGGGTACATGGATCTGGGCTTCCATCCTCCAGAAGCAATTTTACGACGCTGAGGAGCCACCTGTCTTTGATTGGTTCAAGGGTGGTTTCGGCAAGGCTTATACCCTTATCTTCTTTTGGCAATTCGGAGGTCAAGCTTTCCAACAGTTCTTGTACTGGCTTGTTGGACAATACACCACTGACATTTCCTCTTTGTCTTACCACTGTGGTATTCTCCGAGGGTTTGAAGCTCTCGGTCAAACCGTTGCTTGGGC GATGCAATCTGAGGGGAACGCCAACCATTTTGTTAGCATTGGTTTGAACTTTGGGATCACTATTCTGTGTATCGTACCAACGTGGATTGTGCTCTCTGGACTAGAGCACAGCCACGAGATCACGGTCACAGCTGGCGAGGGGTCATCgacaaaagaacaagatcccGATACCAAAGCATAA